Proteins from a genomic interval of Oncorhynchus mykiss isolate Arlee unplaced genomic scaffold, USDA_OmykA_1.1 un_scaffold_289, whole genome shotgun sequence:
- the LOC110531313 gene encoding phosphatidylcholine:ceramide cholinephosphotransferase 2 gives MHENEARPTGGHSHFEVSVTMESQPPPPAPHIVSNGNPHGNPSSSTITDHIPNTKSKHNQDDRRTSGKSSRLIRSLSNGLRKHSDYVKISVPEGRGNRLPREWWKTGVAFVYALFNLILTTVIITVVHERVPDKSVSPPLPDKFFDYVDRVPWAFTVTEVNGMVLVGLWFIQWLFLKHKSIIGRRCFFMIGTLYMYRCVTMYITTLPVPGKHFTCAPKLYGDSEGMVWRILGLISGGGLSITGGHLMCGDFLYSGHTVTLTLAYLFIQEYSPKKMWWYVWLCWLLSVVGVICILIGHEHYSIDVVFAYFVTSRLFWWYHTMANTQALRGASNNYLSRTWWNPVFNFLERNVMATVPCVFSWPVSLPSAWCNINPCERYSMVEGDGNRDQ, from the exons ATGCACGAAAACGAGGCGAGACCGACTGGAGGCCACTCCCACTTTGAGGTCTCCGTGACAATGGAGTCCCAGCCGCCGCCACCAGCTCCTCACATCGTCTCCAACGGCAACCCTCACGGCAACCCTTCGTCATCAACGATAACGGACCACATCCCTAACACTAAGTCCAAGCATAACCAGGACGACCGACGGACCAGCGGCAAATCCAGCCGACTGATCCGGTCGCTTAGCAACGGTCTCCGGAAACACAGTGACTACGTCAAGATTTCGGTACCGGAAGGCCGCGGCAACCGGTTGCCGCGGGAATGGTGGAAAACAGGGGTGGCGTTTGTGTACGCGTTATTcaacctcatcctgaccaccgtCATCATCACCGTCGTACACGAACGGGTACCGGATAAATCGGTCAGTCCCCCGTTACCGGATAAATTCTTTGACTATGTGGACCGTGTACCGTGGGCGTTTACGGTCACCGAAGTCAACGGGATGGTGTTGGTGGGACTCTGGTTCATACAGTGGCTGTTCCTCAAACACAA GTCCATCATTGGTCGGAGGTGTTTCTTCATGATCGGAACGTTGTACATGTACCGTTGTGTCACCATGTACATCACCACGCTACCTGTCCCTGGCAAACACTTCACCTGCGCTCCCAAG cTTTATGGTGACTCTGAAGGGATGGTGTGGCGTATCCTGGGTCTGATTAGTGGAGGAGGCCTGTCAATCACCGGGGGTCACCTCATGTGTGGAGACTTCCTCTACAGTGGACACACTGTAACACTCACACTGGCATACCTGTTTATCCAAGAGT ACTCCCCCAAGAAGATGTGGTGGTACGTGTGGTTGTGCTGGTTGCTCAGTGTTGTGGGCGTGATCTGTATCCTGATTGGTCATGAGCATTACAGCATTGATGTTGTCTTCGCCTACTTTGTTACATCACGCCTCTTCTGGTGGTATCACACCATGGCCAACACACAg GCTCTACGCGGGGCTTCTAACAACTACCTGTCAAGGACCTGGTGGAACCCTGTGTTTAACTTCCTGGAGCGCAACGTCATGGCAACCGTTCCCTGTGTGTTCTCCTGGCCCGTCTCTCTGCCCTCTGCATGGTGTAACATTAACCCCTGTGAGAGATACTCTATGGTAGAGGGGGATGGGAACAGAGACCAGTAG